In Aedes albopictus strain Foshan chromosome 3, AalbF5, whole genome shotgun sequence, the genomic window cAGGATGGAACCTCTCGAGGAGCTTCAACCAAAAATTTAGAAAGTAttcctgtaattttttttttttttatttctggaagaatactcgGAAGAACCCTCTGGAGGTTTTCGAGCAAGAATTTCATGAAGAGCTGAAACAATAGCTGGAGTTATCtttcatgaaatttctgaagcattcgcCAAAGAATTCTCTACAAATTTTTAATGAGTTAGTTTGGgaattaagtgtttttttttttaattactggcTGGGTTAAAACTAGAAAATCGCCGGGAGGAATATCTACAAGTATTTCgtgagaaatatctaaaggaattcttggaaaaatctaaaaatcatgtcttcccatgtaaaatccatacaaacttcaatcgcgatacGCAAAATGCAGGGTAAACtaatcatgcccaaattttgcacaattgatTGGGACCTCAAAGGGCATCTAAAAAACTAATTCTTCATAATCTGATTTGAAATAATGTAATGTAAAAGTTTCATTTCAATAATTCTATGTGTTTCCCCAGAAGGAACATCCCCACCATCCACCCTTTGCTTCCGCATAATTTTTACCCACACGTTTCCCTCAATGAATGACCTTGTGCTAACCATTATCATTTTTTCGTTTTTCCAATTTTTCTCCACCTCCCTAAACCCAAAAcattaccgtcgtcgtcgtccacgaATTACCCACTCCCTCCAGCCAACCAATCCGATCCTATATGTGTTGTCTCCTGAAGTTCAATGTTACTGCTTCTGTCTGGCTGAGTAAGACTGACCCTTACGCACTTCCCGATTCATCTCTCTATGTATTGGTAGCACTCTGAGTTCCGCCACTTCATTCATCCCTCTTGGGAAAGAATCCACccgaaaaaaagtaatacaatcACCATCACTTTTGATTTCGTTGTTCCCCATGCTCCGATTCGGTTCACGTGCAACCACTCACTTTGAGAGCTGGGCCCTGGCCCTAGTCCTACCACCACCACTCATAGTCGCTCCGAGTGTAACTGCGCCTATGTCGTATAGGATTTGTTGCTGCAATTGCTTGCCTTTTTTGCTTGTTCCTTCTTTCGAGCCAGCAGTAATGTGGCGTTTTCCCCGTTCCGttcgttcgtcgtcgtcgtcgtcgccgccgtcgcCACTGCTACCACCACCGACGTCGATGAGGGTCATCCCGAAAAATAGAACTTCAATGCACTCGTCATCGCCGTCGGGGTCACACATtatcggaagaaaaaaaaatctcggatcaGTTTTTACAGTGATTGCAGCGAGCGAGGAGGTGGCACGAGCGGCTCGGTCCGAAGAATAGCGCGAGTGTTGTCGAACGGGATCGAATTGCGTGACGATTGGGGACGTTTTGGGTGATTTTTTGTGTTGCGCGAGGAACAGTTATCTGCATTTTTTACTGGGAAAGTGACTTGATAAGTGGTGTTAGGTAGTGTGAAATACAAAGAAGACGATTCAGTGGAAAGGATTACCGGGATTCATCTGACATATAAAGTGATTGGAGTGCCTAACGGAACAGTTGAAGTGGATTTTGGATATTTGACGATCAGAATGAACAGTTGCTGACGAGTTCGAGAACAATTTAAGTGACTTCAGCAGTGACCCATCAAGGTAAGAATCGACGAGGTCAACTCTTTGCCCGTTACAGAATAcgaaattttcctggaatcttTTTTACAACCGGTCAGTTTGACTTGTGGCAAAAACGTCTACCTAGAGCAAATAAAAAAAGAGCAAACACGAGGCGTTGCGAACCCCTAGAGGTAGAAAAGTCACTTTCTCCGGGGCGATTCGTCCTGCATGTTTTGCCCAAACCGAAACTAGAGCAATTGTTGTTGTTTTCGATTTGGGAAGACAATTACCCCGTTTCTTCGGAGCACAACGAGAGGAGGGTCTTTTACGAGCTGCCGGGTGACTGTTTTATTGCTCCCTAGACCCGGTCGATGAATATTCAAATGAGGTCGTAAACCGAGAGAgacttggtgtttttttttcggtgggATGGATGCAAGATTGTTTTCTTTTGATGATTTGTCCCTTTTTGCTGTAGAATGGGATCGAGTGACTTTCGGTTTTTCGAGAGATCAACTGTAAAGCAATAAATTTGATGAACCCCTGCTTTAAAGAGAGTTGTTGTTGGATCGGTTATGAGAGGCAATCCTTTAAAATACACAGTTATTGGGTGTTATTTGAAGGGAATTTGATGACCGTTTCAAGAAAATGTTTACAAACCGTTATGCCAACGAGGCTAAAACTGTTGGCGACAATTTTCCTGGGAAGACTCAGGCAAAAAACGACGCTCAGATTCTTCCCCTTTTATCGATTTTCCGACCCTTCCAAATGGCAAAAAAGCAGTCCAAAGAAAGGGAAAACTCGCATTGAATCCATGCGGCCTCATCCCACAGTCCATGGTAAATAAAAAGCTCTCgcgatgaaaataaaaataatcgtCCTTTCGGCTATGTGTGTGCGGAAATCCTTTGCAGCACATAGGAACGTAATTTTTGTTTGTGGGGGAGTCACCCTCGTAGAACGCAAAAAATATCCGCCGTCGGGAACATGGCGAGTTTTATTAATGGCTTTTCTCTCTGTCCATCCCTTCGCAGAAATGCAGAACTTCAGCTCAATCATGGCCAGTTCGTTGGTTCAACAtcaccagcagcaacagcaacatcaGTCGCAGCAACAACAGTCTAGTGGAAACAGTTGGTACGATATGACCATCAAGTCGGAACCAATGGAAGCATCGAATAACTATGGTCAGCAATACCCaagtcatcatcatcttcatcaccaCCATCAGCAGGATACTCCGATGACCCACTCGAGTCCGACATCTCCCCAAAGCGTAGACAGCATGGACTCCATGAGCAGTCGGGGTCAGTATTACGAGACAAAGCCTTCGAACGGGGTGATCCACGGGTTCAACCCACTCGGATTCAATCCGTTAACTCCTCCCGGATACGCTGGATTGTTTGTTCCACCTCAAACGCAATTAGCGAGGCAGACAACTCCTAATCGAAGTTATGTTAAACAAGAATCCAGCTACGTAACATCTACGCTTACTCCAACGCACACCCCGCCTATGGACGTAACTCCACCGAAGTCCCCTAAAGAGAGTGCTGGAACTCCAGAAAAGGAGGACGATAACGGTTCAGAGTGCGGAGAGTCCTACGATGGCAGCGAAGACGAAGATGGAATCAGGAAGCCGAAAATCAACTCCCACGGCAAGGTCAAGAAGTTTAAATGCAAACAGTGCGATTTCGTAGCAGTGACAAAGCTCAGCTTCTGGGAACATACCCGAGGTCACATCAAACCAGAGAAGATGCTGACCTGCCCTAAGTGTCCTTTCGTAACTGAGTACAAGCACCACCTGGAGTACCACCTGAGGAATCACCAGCGATCCAAACCATTCCAATGTCCCAAGTGTAGCTACAGTTGTGTCAACAAGTCTATGCTCAACTCCCATATGAAATCCCATTCCAACGTGTTCCAGTACCGCTGCGCTGACTGCAACTACGCCACCAAGTACTGCCATTCCCTCAAACTACACCTCCGGAAGTACTCCCACAAACCGGACGTAGTTCTAAACCTGGACGGAACACCCAATCCGCTGCCCATCATCGACGTCTACGGCACCCGCCGAGGGCCTAAAACCAAATCACAAAAAACTCAACCTCAAAAACCAGAAAACCACCAACCACAACTCCCCGCCCAAACCCCACTAACTCCCCAGTCCCTCCAAACCAACCCCATCCAATCGGCCTTCACTCCTCCCAGCTCCCAACCCACAAACCTCTCACGAACCCTCCTCCCGCACCAACTGCTCCCGAACCCTCTGGCCAACATGTTCAAAAACGCCGCCTCCAACAACCTCTCCCTCTTCCCGTACCTTAACCTCAACTTTCAGATGTTCGCCGACCAGCAAGCCGCCATGGCCCAACTCTCGCCAAACTTCCACCAGCACCTCTCCTCGCACCTCACCGACAAACTCACCAGCGAAGACTCCTCCGAACCACCCTCCAAGTCCTCCTCTATCTCCCCAAGCTCTCCCCTCCGTAACCCATCCACCACCCTCAGCGAGGAACTCCTCAAGCAAATCacggccgccgccgccgacagttcCAACCTGAAATCCTCGGAAACCGACTCCGAACCTGCGCCTCCCCCTCCCGAAGACCTCTCCGCACCTCAAACACCCCCCACCAAGTCCACTCCTGTCCCACCACCCTCCCTTCCCACCAGCTCCGGCAAAAGCCGCCGCAAAGGCCGCGCCTTCAAACTCGAGCGCCTGTCCGACTTCACCAAGGCCCTCGAGTCCGCACCCGCCCCTATGGACCAATCAGACGACGAACATTCCAACACTTCCACCGCCCTAAATCCCCCTTCCCATCCCCCTTCCACCATGGTCGACACCTCCGTACAAACCTGCCCGGAAACACCCCATCCACCTACGGCTCGAACCTTCGAGTGCAAGTACTGTGACATCAGCTTCCGGGACGACGTCCTCCACACGATCCACATGGGCTACCACGGGTACGACGAGGTTTTCAAGTGCAACATGTGCGGCGAACGGAGCGACGACCGGATCGGGTTCTTCCTGCACATCGCGCGGAAGGCCCACTGATCTAGTCTCTCTAGTGTTGTTGTGGCGGAAATCCAACGATCGAAGAAGCAGAAGACTGAAACCTGTTCTAGTTGTtaagcgtgtgtgtgtgtgtgtgtgatgtcAATCGTAACGAGCAAGGAATCAAAACAAATTTACTCAAGGGATTAAGATTACCTGATAAGACCAAATAAGTGCATGTCGAACATTATTGTAAAAAGTTTAGGGAAATTTGTGTAACATTCAGGAAATCCGAGCATGAAATCAAAGAATAGGTTAAGGACAAGACAAATTAGATCGTAAGAAATGAAAGCTTCTAAGCTGTTgtttataaaattcaaaaaaaatgaagGGCAAAAGTCCTTCAAAAAACTTGTTGTGTAATTCCATAGTTGCTAGGTTAAGATCCGCCGTGTACCTTTTTACCATATTTATAAACGAAAACGATAAATAAATTATTTGAAACTTACACACATTGTAGTTCAAACCGATTCGAAAACCATCTGAAATCCAAAATAAATTCATTCAAGTTTTATGGCAGTTTTCAAATCCTCTTCAAAGGCAATTAGACTTCAAATAGTTGCTTGGATCGCTAACAAACTTTTAAGGTTTACATTCAACCAATTTGCCAGCCAAGATTGCTCTTGCACCTCCTCTGAGTAGCTGATGTTGAATATCCAACATAGGCAGCTCACATTTTCCAACCGTCAGCGAAGGAATTCAACGATTTCCTTCACAAAATCAATCAAGAAATACCAGAAGTTTGACGGGGCATGACCCCTACCCGGTAGTCATCGTTGACCCCATCGAAGATGTGTCATAGACGTATAATTtacactttttttcttattatgcTTTCTTCTGTTGCTGCACCCCtgagaaacaaaaatgcatcctAAGAAAACGACACATCATTATCAAGAGGGGCCAGAGTGCCAAGGGCTGGCACGTGCGAAACTATTTTGGACCCTAAGATTTAGGGAAGATACTTTTAAGTTATTTCCCGGTTTTGATTTTTAACGGAGATGTTTCCCAGGGAAGAACATAGATGACAATTTTATGCAGTCCGATTTGAATATTATGCAGCAAGAGGGATTGATCTTTGATGCCTTTGTGGTGCTTACGATCACATCCGATGAGAGGGGATCTTTTCCGTTACGATGAGATCAAGTATTGAGGTTGTTCACGGTTGGATGAGGGCGATAATAGAATTGTGGCTTCTGGCACGCGTATGCTGTCATATCGATTTATGATcataatctgaaaaaaaaaactcaaaacgtTTTCAATACAAAAGGGAAAAATAATAAACTAGAGCAACACAAGTCAggagtcgtacacaaattacgtcacgccattaggggggaggggggtttttgaggtcccatacaaaaaatgagtcataggggggaggggggttggagttgaaaaaggttgatttttgcgttacataatttgtgtatcaccccttacatGATTTGGTTACTACAGATTATGACAAGTTGGTTTCAAATGGTAAAATTCATGTGAAGTATGAGTGCTCCTTGGGTAGCATCTCTTTGTAAAGGCAACAAAACATTGAATTTGACCATTTTTATTATTTTGGATACCGTTGCGTATTAGTTCTCTAAAGAAAATCAGTTTCTGAGAAGACCTTATGATAAACtatcagcacagacaaacagacgtctcactctactcacttctcatcgttacgctttttaacggttagttcaaatatttcgtagttcgcaaatcgctcggtcccgccgctcgcatcgtttttgctcttgtttgacgtttgctcactaccgccacctactgagtggtttgcgtaacacagcttggttagcattgggcgattatgttttcatgACGATGATTTTTGTCGCTATTTGTTCCAagtaatacgtctgtttgtctgtgctatcagtcttttttttttatttgcttgtccTTTCTAGTTCTTCTTTAAAAGTTTCATTTTTCAGTTTCTTATGCAAAAGTGAAgtaagtgaagtgtttttaaatttaaCCTTGTATTTCGAGGGAAAAAATCCATTTAAACTTTAGAAAAGATAATTAAGCTACcagcaagcatgggaaaactcattcgctcacccgaatgccggcgatgcaaaataacCAAAAGAACGCCGACAACCCAacactgagtgagagcacggcgcaccacgaacgaacgcaacacgaacgacTCGCCACCGACGCCTCTGAAGCGAATcaagagagaaacaaatagagtgtgaaatgaatcagctaggattagtgtatacgaaaagaactttcgctctctcaactaccgagtggcattcagctgcttgaatcaaaacgcgctcactgattcaattcccagtactgaatgcttccactgaacgctgagTGAACGTTCCGAAACGAATACTCTCGCACCCGATTCAGtatgcaaacattcgttcaatattggttcgttcgccttcggcacacAGATTCAGTAGCGATTCATTCGCCATTCTTTGCCTacgtcgcccggtgctcggcgattgaAAAGAATGGGTAATGAatgtggaaagattttgcttggctgggggacaAGCACACTCGGaacagattgtgcgtggatgtgagtgagcgATGcgaaataaatgaatgattttttcccatccttggctaCCAGTCTTGGCAAACTTTTTTTGTTAAGGTTACCTAGTTCAAATGCATTGAAAATGTGAATCTTCGTGGAAAATAACTCTTAGTCAAAATaggataaaacgagctcaccgatcGTCATACGCACTAGGCTGCGGCTTGTTTTTCAAAAGTTgtcgaaacctggaattcgtaagctcttttggaaagTGCAGAATTggcttttagttaaaatacacattaacaaaaaagctcttttggattcaaatgacataaacaGAGAAATCTCTGCGTTTcagcctcaaagttgaattttcgagtaataaaaaggtgctttcactttttcaattttcatttttttatgaatctctttcAAATTGATTCTCGAATTTCGTAGAATATaactttttccaaagtcacgcaaaatatgggtTTTATTAAGATTCATTGAGTTTTTCTTtgggtctcctgttagcctagtggttaaggctatagatcgccaatccggagacggcgggttcgattcccgttccggtcgggaaacttttctcgactccctgggcatagtgtatcattgtgcttgcctcacaatgtacaaattcatgcaatggcaggcaaagaaagcccttcaattaataactgtggaaatgcttaaagaacactaagttgaagtgaggcaggccaagtcccagtggggacatagagtcatggagaagaagaagaagactttttctttctttttttcaaaaaaaatgcttttagaaTCGAATCTGAATCTCCTTCaaattcatttttgaaaaaaacttgTGAAATGTCATATTTTCCGAAGTCACGCAAAACATGAGTTTtgaagatatatttttttttcttcttttaacaaaaaaaaacttaaggatcCGATTACATTTCACtcgcttgaccaatttcaaatcttttagcgtgcttttgtagatatcTTTTTTAATTTAGAACACTCCAAAAATCGAAGTTAAAGGATTCCATATTAttatttagaatattttttttcactttgaggTGAAACTGAATGCATtctattattttttgttttttttttatcaaataacgaagcaatattttcaaaatcgggtttcgtacacatgtaaagtatggatcaaggtatcttctgatttttatcTAGAGGAACATGGTATTCGATTTTGCAGAAATCATACTtaacaaaatttcacaatttttttttgcaaaaaaagaaaacattttgcgccacgaaaaaaatcagaagataccttgatccatactctacatgtgtacgaaaactgattttgaaaatactgcttcgctatataataaaaaatcaaataccAAAAAATGGGAAAACGCTTCCAGTTTCTCCTTAAGTCCAAAATTCTTTATGAATACActcaaaattttgccaaaattcttatttttcttgCAAAATACGCGTTCTTCGTCGGTTTTTGATATTTTCTATGTTGAAACCTTTCTtcaaaggtacagtttattcacaacattcttaggcaacaaaaatatccacAAAAAACGCTAAAAGATTTGAAACTGGTCAAGCGGTTAAAAGTAATCGGTTAAAAGCGGTtaataataataaagtttttttttgtaaaaagataaaaaatgaatataataaaccttcaaaaaatcatattttgcgtgactttgtaaaaaaataatatttcacatttttttttttcaaaaacgtgAGCCTAATGTACAACATGAGTACCCCTCAGATAGCTAAtcttggttccgggtcatttgaccgaatgaCATTTGGCCAAACGCCATATGGCTGAAAGGGCTATTTGGCAgaatgccatttggtcgaatgtcgGTAGGCCGAAAAATGAATAATGAATCATGCCACTGTTCTCCACACCAATATACCTCGAAAGGAAAGGTTATGATTACACACTCCTTGTACATTAGGCTCATTACTGATCCCAACCGTACActtcgtcagcgagctgttcccaacgtaagGAACTGGGAAGGTTAAAGACGGAAAAAGCTATGATCAAACATTGGCATTTTCTGCACCAACCGATCCCCGAAAGATTATACTAGAAAGAATAGTATATAATAAAAGAACATATTTCTAATCGTCAGACATCTAAAATGTTAAAAAAGTTTCTCTGAATTATttcgatcataattcggccaaacgtcccacttggccaaatggcattcagCCAAACAGCATTTGATCAAATCATTCATTCTGCCAAATGGCCAGACACCGCAAATCTTACTAAGCAAACTCATATTTAAATAAGGTTGCgtaggagttccttgaagaaaaCCAGTTTCTTGAGAAGATCTTATAATGAACTACCAATCTTGGCGTTTCCCAAATGTCCATATTTCTTGCTTTCACATACATCTATTTATAGTACCGAATTAACGTTTATGATTTTGTCCGGTATAATAAATTTTCCTTTTTCAAGCGTGATGTCCTAATTGGGAAATAAATGATAAATTTccctgcctctggagccgacctattgCTACCTGATAGGACGCTCctgaacaacttttgaaaaatatgttgaaaattgaaaaattcgtCGCAGTGAGATTCAAACTACATAAAGAGAGAaacctcaaagttgaattttaaaGTAATAATAAGACACTTTCACTTAACACTTGAATGGCATAACTTTATCAAATTTTGACCAAT contains:
- the LOC109397130 gene encoding protein hunchback, with the protein product MQNFSSIMASSLVQHHQQQQQHQSQQQQSSGNSWYDMTIKSEPMEASNNYGQQYPSHHHLHHHHQQDTPMTHSSPTSPQSVDSMDSMSSRGQYYETKPSNGVIHGFNPLGFNPLTPPGYAGLFVPPQTQLARQTTPNRSYVKQESSYVTSTLTPTHTPPMDVTPPKSPKESAGTPEKEDDNGSECGESYDGSEDEDGIRKPKINSHGKVKKFKCKQCDFVAVTKLSFWEHTRGHIKPEKMLTCPKCPFVTEYKHHLEYHLRNHQRSKPFQCPKCSYSCVNKSMLNSHMKSHSNVFQYRCADCNYATKYCHSLKLHLRKYSHKPDVVLNLDGTPNPLPIIDVYGTRRGPKTKSQKTQPQKPENHQPQLPAQTPLTPQSLQTNPIQSAFTPPSSQPTNLSRTLLPHQLLPNPLANMFKNAASNNLSLFPYLNLNFQMFADQQAAMAQLSPNFHQHLSSHLTDKLTSEDSSEPPSKSSSISPSSPLRNPSTTLSEELLKQITAAAADSSNLKSSETDSEPAPPPPEDLSAPQTPPTKSTPVPPPSLPTSSGKSRRKGRAFKLERLSDFTKALESAPAPMDQSDDEHSNTSTALNPPSHPPSTMVDTSVQTCPETPHPPTARTFECKYCDISFRDDVLHTIHMGYHGYDEVFKCNMCGERSDDRIGFFLHIARKAH